The following are encoded together in the Lathyrus oleraceus cultivar Zhongwan6 chromosome 3, CAAS_Psat_ZW6_1.0, whole genome shotgun sequence genome:
- the LOC127130971 gene encoding uncharacterized protein LOC127130971 — MTFPRSHFQGTHDNEADQSRITHVNDVALGRNCTSPNQRNNLSQSDTDVDEALEDAVISYVNADARENVALSCHSQESGHVFRAKHNIARNFKNKMTMPKSQLPHPITYKHCNSRLFHHESRDTCCTGGKVSFSRVNSPIDDSAEGKHFRQHIRSYNHVLSFTSIGVHVDENILASGRGIYTFRAQGDFYHNI; from the exons ATGACTTTTCCAAGATCACACTTTCAAGGAACTCATGACAATGAAGCCGACCAAAGTAGAATTACACATGTTAATGATGTTGCACTTG GTCGTAATTGCACATCACCTAATCAACGAAACAACCTGAGTCAATCAGATACAG ATGTTGATGAAGCTTTGGAGGATGCAGTAATATCATATGTTAACGCGGATGCTAGAGAAAATGTTGCATTATCATGTCATTCTCAAG AATCAGGACATGTATTTCGAGCAAAGCACAATATTGCTcgaaatttcaaaaataaaatgACGATGCCAAAATCCCAGTTGCCTCATCCAATTACCTACAAACATTGCAATTCAAGATTGTTTCATCATGAATCACGTGACACGTGTTGTACTGGTGGAAAGGTATCATTTTCACGAGTTAATTCTCCTATAGATGATTCAGCTGAAGGAAAACATTTTAGGCAACATATTCGAAGTTATAACCATGTGCTCTCATTCACTTCAATTGGTGTTCACGTTGATGAGAATATTCTTGCATCTGGTCGTGGTATATACACATTTCGTGCTCAAGGTGATTTTTACCATAACATATGA
- the LOC127130973 gene encoding uncharacterized protein LOC127130973, with protein MRLLSNEGVRPRFLQLYINDTDNELHNRMHENPQLRQNVVHKLQKMLHQFNPFVIRFKQLSLLQNISECSLIFKERPSNHHQYNLPTAEQVAIIIVRCNADSLEYGRDINVIRHDGNLKKVQERKGYYDPLQYPILFPFRTHAWDVSTTNCNGRRVSCRVYYSYMLQIRPNDQSMLLNAGRLRCIKEHQSDIRAELYQGLQDALHVGETNAENIGKRVILPSPFIGGRRDMTQHNEDGMTIVLNGDRPDLLTRIFRSKFEQLKDDVINKGVLGKVKSYMYVTEFQKGGLSHVHMLLVLESNDKLHDPKDYDSMVRAEIPKLECEPQLHKVVVKHMMYGPCSIINQKSPCMEDVHCKKRYPKQFLDETRQGTDSYPEYRRRFDESILLGRDRSVDNRWLVPYNHWLLLKYDCHINVEICSSIKSIKYLYKYVYRGPDRVAMEVHKGSYMDEVQQYVDARWICAPEELWKIFRFTLY; from the exons ATGAGGCTTCTATCCAATGAGGGTGTCAGGCCGCGTTTCTTACAACTATACATCAATGACACCGATAATGAGCTACATAATAGAATGCATGAAAATCCACAGCTGCGCCAAAATGTAGTTCACAAATTACAGAAAATGCTCCATCAGTTTAATCCTTTTGTAATTAGGTTTAAGCAACTGTCACTACTTCAAAATATCAGTGAATGTAGCCTCATATTTAAGGAGCGTCCAAGTAATCACCATCAATACAACCTTCCAACTGCAGAACAAGTTGCGATAATTATTGTTAGATGTAATGCAGATTCTCTAGAATATGGAAGGGATATTAATGTCATTCGTCATGATGGAAATCTCAAAAAAGTTCAAGAGAGAAAGGGATATTATGATCCTTTGCAATATCCTATATTATTTCCATTTAGGACGCATGCTTGGGACGTCAGCACAACAAATTGTAATGGACGGAGAGTGTCATGTAGAGTGTATTACAGTTACATGCTTCAG ATTCGTCCGAATGATCAATCAATGTTGTTAAATGCGG GGAGGTTAAGGTGTATTAAAGAGCACCAAAGTGATATACGTGCTGAATTGTACCAAGGTTTACAGGATGCTTTGCATGTTGGTGAAACTAATGCAG AAAACATTGGAAAAAGAGTAATTTTGCCATCACCATTTATTGGCGGTCGTCGAGACATGACACAACATAATGAAGATGGCATGACTATTGTTCTTAATGGCG ATCGTCCAGATTTGCTAACAAGAATATTTCGTTCGAAATTTGAGCAATTGAAGGATGATGTTATTAATAAAGGAGTCTTGGGAAAAGTTAAAAGCTACATGTATGTCACTGAATTTCAAAAGGGAGGACTGTCGCATGTGCATATGTTGTTGGTCTTAGAAAGTAACGATAAGTTGCATGACCCAAAAGATTATGATAGTATGGTAAGAGCAGAAATACCTAAATTAGAATGTGAACCACAGTTGCATAAAGTTGTTGTAAAACATATGATGTACGGACCTTGCAGCATAATCAACCAAAAGTCTCCATGTATGGAAGACGTACATTGTAAGAAAAGGTATCCCAAACAATTCTTGGATGAAACACGTCAAGGCACTGACTCATATCCCGAGTATAGGAGAAGGTTTGATGAATCTATATTGTTAGGTAGAGATAGGTCTGTCGATAATAGATGGTTGGTTCCTTATAACCATTGGTTACTGTTAAAGTATGATTGTCACATCAATGTAGAGATTTGCAGTAGCATTAAAAGTATCAAGTATCTATACAAATATGTGTACAGGGGCCCTGATCGTGTGGCTATGGAGGTTCATAAAGGATCATACATGGATGAAGTTCAGCAATATGTTGATGCAAGATGGATTTGTGCTCCCGAGGAATTATGGAAAATATTTCGATTCACTCTTTACTAA